In one Corallococcus sp. EGB genomic region, the following are encoded:
- a CDS encoding low molecular weight phosphatase family protein, producing MNTVIFACTHNAGRSQIAAAFFNLLADPAKARAISAGTQPAERLHPEVLATMKEMGVDLGDAKPQRLTPELARTAQILVTLGGLPDAPVVADQKREDWPMEDTVGKSAADVEKIRDTTAAMVSDFVNRHGWERPQ from the coding sequence ATGAACACGGTCATCTTCGCTTGTACGCACAACGCGGGTCGCTCGCAGATCGCGGCGGCCTTCTTCAACCTGCTGGCGGACCCAGCGAAGGCGCGCGCCATCTCCGCGGGGACGCAGCCGGCCGAGCGTCTGCATCCCGAGGTGCTCGCCACCATGAAGGAGATGGGCGTGGACCTGGGCGACGCGAAGCCGCAGCGGCTGACGCCGGAGCTGGCCAGGACCGCGCAGATCCTGGTGACGCTGGGCGGCCTGCCGGACGCGCCGGTGGTGGCGGACCAGAAGCGCGAGGACTGGCCCATGGAGGACACGGTGGGCAAGTCCGCGGCGGACGTGGAGAAGATCCGCGACACGACGGCCGCCATGGTGTCGGACTTCGTGAACCGCCACGGTTGGGAGCGCCCGCAGTAG
- a CDS encoding DUF2135 domain-containing protein, protein MLSVLLAGLLTQTAPPVSARQQGVPIGRGDTVPKVVLSAPSGGWTVDRMLQIEGTVSDPTVDPVVVSINGDRYLMRTQGGRFSRKFPAASGKNVVTVMATNKGGTARAQATSYAQVPPVPLKAILTSDTDGVYTDLHIYEPTDASSAGDTLDVTTMAHVYWANTESPSGGTFFLNEQGGDFDQPAYGPYLYIHRAPPKGVYLVATNYWPSGDKAHTVATLNLALFEGTPGEIRRRVRIPLATPGTTRVLAWVNILGDGQAEVYVPSADPKPKGKGWPTNLEEALKELQKNGDSGGGDDGY, encoded by the coding sequence ATGCTCTCCGTCCTTCTCGCCGGGCTGCTGACGCAGACGGCGCCGCCGGTCTCCGCCCGCCAGCAGGGCGTGCCCATTGGCCGGGGCGACACGGTTCCCAAGGTGGTGTTGAGCGCGCCGTCCGGCGGGTGGACGGTGGACCGGATGCTCCAGATTGAAGGCACGGTGAGCGACCCCACGGTGGACCCTGTGGTCGTGTCCATCAACGGCGACCGCTACCTGATGCGCACGCAAGGGGGGCGCTTCAGCCGCAAGTTCCCGGCGGCCAGCGGGAAGAACGTCGTGACGGTGATGGCCACCAACAAGGGCGGCACGGCGCGCGCGCAGGCGACGAGCTACGCGCAGGTGCCTCCGGTGCCGCTCAAGGCCATCCTCACGAGCGACACGGACGGCGTCTACACGGACCTGCACATCTACGAGCCCACGGACGCGAGCAGCGCGGGTGACACGCTGGACGTGACAACCATGGCTCACGTGTACTGGGCGAACACGGAGAGCCCGTCCGGCGGCACGTTCTTCCTCAACGAGCAGGGCGGCGACTTCGACCAGCCGGCGTACGGCCCGTACCTCTACATCCACCGCGCGCCGCCGAAGGGCGTGTACCTGGTGGCGACGAACTACTGGCCCAGCGGCGACAAGGCGCACACGGTGGCCACGCTCAACCTGGCGCTCTTCGAGGGCACCCCGGGCGAAATCCGCCGCCGCGTGCGCATCCCGCTGGCGACGCCGGGCACGACGCGCGTGCTCGCGTGGGTGAACATCCTGGGGGACGGGCAGGCGGAGGTGTACGTGCCGTCCGCGGACCCCAAGCCGAAGGGGAAGGGCTGGCCCACGAACCTGGAGGAGGCGCTCAAGGAGCTCCAGAAGAATGGCGACAGCGGCGGGGGAGACGACGGTTACTGA
- a CDS encoding DUF1175 family protein — protein sequence MRVLMLTLLLHAAPAPSGTAPVSAREGAVIAPEPVAAETRARLLRREVAQVALAQVKAPDAAWQPAQRDCAGLIRYAYRTAYRRVAAERLASPLWKDTRGSPSDFADAETLLTRSFAPLGRGVEAREQLRTGDVVAFRQEHDDGPVFHLMLVVRPEDRAHAPARVVYHPGEAGARVRTGILDSLATEAPLEWRPVPANAAFLGFFRFKEWMS from the coding sequence ATGCGCGTCCTGATGCTCACGTTGTTGCTGCACGCCGCGCCCGCGCCCTCCGGGACGGCCCCCGTGTCCGCGCGTGAAGGCGCGGTCATCGCACCGGAGCCCGTCGCCGCCGAGACGCGCGCGCGGCTGCTCCGACGCGAGGTCGCGCAGGTGGCGCTCGCGCAGGTGAAGGCCCCGGACGCGGCGTGGCAGCCCGCGCAGCGCGACTGCGCGGGCCTCATCCGCTACGCGTACCGCACGGCGTACCGGCGCGTGGCCGCCGAGCGGCTCGCATCTCCGCTGTGGAAGGACACGCGCGGCAGCCCCTCCGACTTCGCGGACGCGGAGACGCTGCTGACGCGCAGCTTCGCGCCGCTGGGCCGGGGCGTGGAGGCGCGCGAACAGCTTCGCACCGGGGACGTGGTGGCCTTCCGCCAGGAGCACGACGACGGCCCCGTCTTCCACCTGATGCTCGTGGTGCGCCCGGAGGACCGGGCCCACGCGCCCGCGCGCGTCGTCTACCACCCCGGTGAGGCCGGCGCGCGGGTGCGCACCGGCATCCTGGATTCGCTCGCCACCGAGGCGCCGCTGGAGTGGCGCCCCGTGCCGGCCAACGCCGCCTTCCTCGGCTTCTTCCGCTTCAAGGAGTGGATGTCATGA